From the genome of Besnoitia besnoiti strain Bb-Ger1 chromosome Unknown contig00055, whole genome shotgun sequence, one region includes:
- a CDS encoding uncharacterized protein (encoded by transcript BESB_064230) encodes MIAVHHHPTGLLKTAKSVGFQYPTTLRLFHIGYVLGVIYGFLFSLILTARENYYSDASLISSIVLGVIISETGLFISFFWEYILRVGLLV; translated from the coding sequence atgattgcagtacaccaccaccccactggactgcttaagacagctaaaagtgttggatttcaatatcctactacattaagattattccacatcggttatgttctaggcgtaatatatggattcttgttctcactcatcttaacagcgagagaaaactactactcagatgctagtctaatcagtagcatcgtacttggagttatcatctctgagacaggattatttatcagctttttctgggagtatatactacgagttggactactggtttag